DNA sequence from the Cohnella herbarum genome:
TGAAGGTCGGCAATTGTATCAGTGCCATACTCCATCATTATGATTGGCTTACCCGGACAGCGCTTCATCCATCCTTTCAACTCTTGACGCAAGCTGGACTTGGCCTTCTCAAAATCGCCTCCGAAGATATACCAGCCGTAATAGCGGTTTAATGCCAGCACATCCACCAACTCCGCCACTTTGTCTTTGTCTGGGGTGGCCATCATATAGTTAACAATCATAACAGGCCTGCGCTGTGGATCGATCTGTTTGGCCAGTTCAACCAACGGGAGGAAATATTCATAAGCGCCATCCTCCTCCGATGCCGGTTCGTTAGCAATACACCACATAACGACGCATGGATGGTTCTTATCACGGGCAATCATCTCTCGAACGACTTCCTGGTGATGATCCTGTGTTCGCAACTCTTCCCACGTATGTCGCATCACCCCACGCTGGGGTGTTACATTGAAGTTCTCCGACTGCTGGCGTCTCGTCTATAACGACAAAGCCTTCGCGATCAGCCAGCCTCATCATTTCTTCTGAACCATCACATTCGCCGCTTCGTTCAAGCCCCTTCCGTTCAGCGGCGTGTCTTCATGCTTGCCGAAACCTTTGAAATAGAACGGCTTATTATTGAGCAGGAATTGACCATCTTTCACCTCAACTGTCCGGATACCAATCGGTTGGTCATACACATCGATCGTTTGGTCATTGTCTTGCAAATCGACACTTCCAGTTTAAATTTCCAAATTCCATTCAAGTCGATCATACTGCGAGTTTCCGAAACGATGGGATAAAGCATTTATTGTTTGTTTCCTTTCAATGTCGATTAACTTAACCTTTAACGGCGCCGATCATAATCCCTTTGACGAAGTGCTTCTGGAAAAACGGGTATGCAACCAGAATCGGAAGAGAGCCAATCACTGCAATAGCCATCTTGACTGAATCGCTTGGCAGTTGCTTCATTGCATCGGAAGCTCTCGAAGAATCCATTGTTGTAATGAACTGGATGTCCTGCATAATACGGTTAAGCAAGTTTTGAATGCTGAAATAATGAGGATTTGTAATATATACCATTCCGTTGGCCCAATCGTTCCAGTACATAATGCATGTAAACAAACCAATTGTAGCCAAAATCGGAGTCGAAATCGGCAGCACGATCGACCAGAAAGTACGGTACTCGCCCGCGCCGTCTATTTGCGCCGATTCAATCATTTCGGTCGGCACCGTAGTCGCGAAGAATGTCCGTGCCAACAGGATATAATAACCATTCGTAAGTAAACCCGGAAAGATGAGCGCCCAGATCGTATTCTTAATATCGAATAGCTGTGTGTACACCAGGTAGCTCGGAATCAATCCGCCGTTAAACAACATTGTGAAGAAAACCAGAAACATGATCAGGTTTCGATGCGGCGTCACTTTTCTGGCAAGCGGATAGGCCAGCAGCGTTGAAATCGCCAGGCCGATAGCGGTGCCGAATACGGTAACAAAGATGGAAACTCCGTATGCACGCACAATATCGGTTCCTCTGTCCATCAGGTAATCGTATGCTGCCCAACTGAACACTTTCGGGAAAAATGAATATCCGTCTGCAATAATTGAATTCTGATCCGTTAAGGATGCGGAAATAAGTAACACGAACGGAAGAATACATACGAGCGAAAACAACAATAATGAAACATGGCTGAATATTGCAATTCCTCTGCCATCTTGTCGCATATGGGTCACCTCCTAGAATAAT
Encoded proteins:
- a CDS encoding carbohydrate ABC transporter permease, coding for MRQDGRGIAIFSHVSLLLFSLVCILPFVLLISASLTDQNSIIADGYSFFPKVFSWAAYDYLMDRGTDIVRAYGVSIFVTVFGTAIGLAISTLLAYPLARKVTPHRNLIMFLVFFTMLFNGGLIPSYLVYTQLFDIKNTIWALIFPGLLTNGYYILLARTFFATTVPTEMIESAQIDGAGEYRTFWSIVLPISTPILATIGLFTCIMYWNDWANGMVYITNPHYFSIQNLLNRIMQDIQFITTMDSSRASDAMKQLPSDSVKMAIAVIGSLPILVAYPFFQKHFVKGIMIGAVKG